A genomic region of Exiguobacterium sp. Helios contains the following coding sequences:
- the csrA gene encoding carbon storage regulator CsrA has translation MLVLKRKTGEAIQIGDDIELTILAIEGDQVKLGINAPRQIDIHRKEIYLAIQDENAEASQSTGLMSQLLKQRTDT, from the coding sequence ATGCTCGTCTTAAAACGAAAAACGGGAGAAGCGATTCAAATCGGGGATGATATTGAGTTGACGATTCTCGCGATCGAAGGGGATCAAGTCAAACTCGGTATCAATGCGCCCCGGCAAATCGATATCCACCGCAAAGAAATCTATCTGGCGATTCAGGATGAAAATGCGGAAGCTTCGCAAAGTACCGGTCTGATGAGCCAATTATTAAAACAACGAACAGATACATGA
- a CDS encoding helicase-related protein, which produces MDLRGRLIPDYRLDMSVDAPLEYRPAVTWRCERCGKLPTRGPCTCGKRCYYCRHCLIFGKLRTCDRLVTDPRPLDPVRPDYHTELNLTSDQQRIADAIIRTIDQQEKLLIHAVCGAGKTPMLFPGIERALCTNRRVLITTPRADVVRELTGHLRRAFQQATIVSLFGGSADRLGLGDITISTTHQLIHYRACFDVVFIDEVDAFPYRTDRTLHRYVRQATAPGSSLILLSATPSLRDQRLPTVRLMRRYHGFPLPIPRLQIPYTKQDIVDWLRTHATKPRLLFVPQVAALETWQTFLHQQGIECETVHAADPERVTKVARFRQTTGILLTTTILERGVTLVDVQVAVLDADQSFSSAALIQISGRVGRNADFPEGDVVLFANDRSDAMYQAIHHIKRANREGFR; this is translated from the coding sequence ATGGATTTACGTGGACGATTGATTCCCGACTACCGGCTCGACATGTCGGTCGATGCTCCTCTTGAATACCGGCCGGCTGTCACGTGGCGTTGCGAGCGGTGCGGAAAATTACCGACCCGCGGACCGTGTACGTGCGGGAAACGCTGTTATTACTGCCGCCATTGTTTGATTTTCGGCAAACTGCGGACGTGTGACCGCCTTGTCACGGATCCGCGCCCGCTTGACCCCGTCCGTCCCGACTATCATACGGAACTGAATTTGACGAGTGATCAGCAACGGATTGCCGATGCGATTATCCGGACGATTGATCAACAAGAGAAGCTGCTTATCCATGCCGTCTGCGGCGCCGGAAAAACGCCGATGTTGTTTCCGGGCATCGAACGGGCACTTTGTACGAATCGCCGTGTCCTGATTACGACGCCGCGCGCGGACGTCGTCCGGGAATTGACAGGGCATCTGAGACGGGCGTTTCAACAGGCAACCATCGTTTCGTTGTTTGGAGGGTCCGCTGACCGGTTGGGACTCGGCGACATCACAATCAGTACGACCCATCAATTGATTCATTACCGCGCGTGTTTTGACGTCGTCTTCATTGATGAGGTCGATGCCTTTCCGTACCGGACCGATCGGACGTTACACCGCTATGTCCGTCAGGCGACGGCTCCCGGTTCTTCTTTGATTTTACTCAGTGCGACACCTTCGTTGCGCGATCAACGCCTGCCAACGGTTCGTTTGATGCGCCGCTATCATGGTTTTCCGTTGCCGATTCCCCGCCTGCAGATTCCCTATACGAAACAGGATATCGTAGACTGGCTTCGGACGCATGCGACTAAACCACGTCTGTTGTTCGTGCCGCAAGTCGCGGCGCTTGAGACATGGCAGACCTTTTTGCATCAGCAGGGGATCGAGTGCGAAACCGTCCATGCTGCCGATCCGGAGCGGGTCACAAAGGTCGCCCGTTTCCGTCAGACGACCGGTATTTTGTTGACAACGACGATCCTCGAACGGGGCGTGACGTTAGTCGACGTTCAAGTGGCAGTTCTCGATGCCGATCAATCTTTCAGCAGTGCGGCCTTGATTCAAATCAGCGGACGGGTCGGACGAAATGCTGATTTTCCGGAAGGGGACGTCGTATTGTTTGCGAATGACCGGTCCGATGCGATGTACCAAGCGATTCATCACATTAAACGAGCGAACCGGGAGGGATTTCGATGA
- the flgK gene encoding flagellar hook-associated protein FlgK, whose product MGSTFMGLETGRRALTTNQWALQSTGNNIANAGTAGFSRQRLVMATTEQLSMAIGTGKMGQIGTGVKGELLERVRDVMLDKQYRDEATKTSYYGTKEAAFGRMEDVINEPSDTGLSKAFDGFWESLQTLSTNPQDSGARSVVRQKAETLTQTFNYMAKALNQVQGDLKSEIEVSTKKVNDLFKKIHNINAEIHTVEPLGVLPNALYDERDRYFDELAEYVDFEKVSVDGDAIQQGTLGNTVKTAEGRIDVRIKLPNGDKLLAVDSDLPKAGTLTFTTDDNGLYTGFKTDSQTISFDAAGGFSSGRLIGLIEMYGHVEDGQATGEYVNMQGHLDEMAATFATAFNEAHATNVKKDKTAGTSEFFVSSNGGVITAKSITLGADIKKSLDNIATSTDGNIGDSAGALKLANMKTASIRFERSDTTTTIGSFYQNVIGDMAVATDQVARLGQSSAVLMESAEQRRMSVSAVSIDEEMTMMIQYQHAYNAAARNITTVDEMLDKIINGMGIVGR is encoded by the coding sequence ATGGGATCAACATTCATGGGGCTTGAAACCGGTCGTCGTGCACTGACGACGAATCAGTGGGCGCTCCAGTCGACCGGAAACAATATCGCCAATGCAGGAACGGCCGGCTTTTCGCGGCAACGTCTTGTCATGGCGACGACGGAACAACTGTCGATGGCAATCGGTACGGGTAAAATGGGACAAATCGGTACGGGTGTAAAAGGTGAACTCCTCGAACGTGTCCGCGATGTCATGCTCGATAAACAATATCGAGACGAGGCAACGAAGACATCTTACTATGGTACAAAAGAAGCAGCATTCGGTCGTATGGAAGATGTCATCAATGAACCGTCGGATACCGGCTTGTCCAAAGCATTTGACGGGTTTTGGGAATCCCTTCAGACCTTATCAACGAATCCCCAGGATTCAGGTGCCCGGAGTGTCGTCCGTCAAAAAGCGGAGACATTGACACAAACGTTTAATTACATGGCGAAGGCACTTAATCAAGTACAAGGTGACCTGAAAAGTGAAATTGAGGTCTCGACTAAAAAAGTAAATGATCTGTTCAAAAAGATTCATAATATCAATGCTGAAATTCATACAGTCGAACCGCTTGGTGTGTTACCAAATGCACTTTATGATGAACGAGACCGTTATTTCGATGAACTCGCAGAGTACGTCGATTTTGAAAAAGTATCAGTCGACGGTGATGCGATTCAGCAAGGAACACTTGGGAATACGGTTAAAACGGCAGAAGGCCGGATTGATGTTCGAATCAAATTACCGAATGGTGACAAGTTGCTTGCAGTGGATTCAGATTTACCAAAAGCAGGAACGTTGACCTTTACAACAGATGACAATGGTCTCTATACAGGATTCAAAACAGATTCACAAACGATCTCATTTGACGCAGCCGGCGGTTTTTCATCAGGTCGATTAATTGGTCTGATTGAGATGTACGGACACGTTGAGGATGGTCAAGCAACGGGTGAGTATGTCAATATGCAGGGACACCTGGATGAGATGGCAGCAACGTTTGCGACAGCATTCAACGAAGCGCATGCGACGAATGTAAAAAAAGACAAAACAGCGGGTACAAGTGAATTTTTTGTTTCTTCCAACGGAGGAGTAATCACAGCGAAGTCGATCACGCTTGGAGCAGACATTAAAAAGAGCCTGGATAACATTGCTACCTCGACAGACGGAAACATCGGTGATAGTGCCGGTGCCTTGAAACTGGCCAACATGAAGACGGCAAGCATTCGTTTTGAACGATCCGATACGACGACGACAATCGGTTCGTTTTACCAAAATGTCATTGGAGACATGGCAGTCGCAACGGATCAGGTCGCTCGGCTCGGTCAGAGTTCTGCCGTTTTGATGGAAAGTGCGGAACAGCGCCGTATGTCGGTTTCGGCTGTTTCAATCGATGAAGAGATGACGATGATGATTCAGTACCAACATGCATACAACGCGGCAGCGCGTAATATTACTACGGTTGATGAGATGCTTGATAAAATCATCAATGGTATGGGAATCGTAGGACGGTGA
- the flgM gene encoding flagellar biosynthesis anti-sigma factor FlgM, with product MRIDSTKWVNMPKTYERNQKVEGTEPTRTNRPDEVTISSEARLRFNETTPSRTEKIESLRQAIQDGTYKPDAKKIAERFLNL from the coding sequence ATGCGAATTGATTCTACGAAATGGGTTAACATGCCTAAAACGTACGAAAGAAATCAAAAAGTAGAAGGAACAGAACCAACACGCACGAATCGGCCGGATGAAGTGACGATTTCAAGCGAAGCGCGTCTGCGTTTCAATGAAACGACGCCTTCACGGACCGAAAAAATCGAATCCCTTCGACAAGCCATTCAGGATGGAACCTACAAACCGGATGCGAAGAAAATCGCGGAACGTTTCTTGAACTTGTAA
- a CDS encoding squalene/phytoene synthase family protein, producing the protein MNETKQLKKDANRVLKATSRTFYIPISRLSQELQEAVGAAYLCMRAIDEIEDHEELPTGVKTTLLRETALMMRGTFDEQTYRTMIAPYANQLPEVTLRLSEWIAYCPAGIRTKVLESTAEMAEGMATWAERDWTVKTAADLDEYTYYVAGLVGVMLSDIWYWKAGIVTDKQQAIGFGRGLQAVNILRNQQEDAERGVGYFPPGWTTETMFEYARENLAEADAYLASIPRETTIYEFCKIPLALAHGTLDALARGKEKLSRPEVLKIVGSAVLKR; encoded by the coding sequence ATGAATGAGACGAAGCAGCTGAAGAAAGATGCGAATCGTGTATTAAAAGCGACGAGCCGGACCTTTTATATACCGATCAGCCGTCTGTCACAGGAACTACAGGAAGCCGTCGGAGCGGCTTACTTATGTATGCGGGCCATCGATGAAATCGAAGACCACGAAGAATTGCCGACCGGGGTCAAGACGACATTATTGCGCGAAACGGCGTTAATGATGCGGGGAACATTCGACGAGCAGACATACCGGACGATGATTGCCCCTTACGCGAATCAATTGCCGGAAGTGACACTGCGCCTGTCAGAGTGGATTGCGTATTGTCCGGCGGGTATTCGAACGAAAGTCCTGGAATCGACAGCCGAGATGGCAGAAGGCATGGCCACTTGGGCAGAACGGGACTGGACGGTCAAAACGGCAGCAGATCTTGACGAGTACACGTATTACGTTGCGGGACTGGTCGGTGTCATGTTATCCGACATCTGGTACTGGAAAGCCGGTATCGTGACGGACAAGCAGCAGGCGATCGGATTCGGACGGGGACTGCAGGCCGTCAACATCCTGCGCAATCAACAGGAGGACGCCGAACGCGGTGTCGGCTATTTCCCACCGGGTTGGACGACGGAGACGATGTTCGAGTATGCCCGGGAGAATCTGGCGGAAGCCGATGCATATCTCGCCTCGATTCCAAGAGAGACGACGATCTATGAGTTCTGCAAGATTCCGCTTGCACTCGCCCACGGAACACTGGATGCGCTCGCGCGGGGAAAAGAAAAACTCAGCCGGCCGGAAGTCCTGAAGATTGTCGGGAGTGCCGTTCTAAAACGATAA
- a CDS encoding flagellar protein FlgN yields the protein MELIDQLTAEHAALLELAKEKKQVLIQNDMQRLSQLVKEEPIHLKRIEQLEQQRLTQMGTMTMTEWLQAHPEDVNSMRRLLQTIGQLKVLNELNADLLTQSLHYLNWHLELLIPEADDFTYGQSALDRAHFNRNA from the coding sequence ATGGAACTCATCGATCAGCTGACGGCGGAACATGCCGCACTACTTGAATTGGCAAAAGAAAAAAAGCAGGTCTTGATTCAAAATGATATGCAACGTCTTTCGCAACTCGTCAAGGAAGAGCCGATTCATTTAAAACGAATCGAACAGTTGGAACAACAACGCCTGACGCAGATGGGCACGATGACGATGACGGAGTGGCTTCAAGCCCACCCGGAGGATGTCAATTCCATGCGTCGGTTACTTCAAACGATTGGTCAGTTAAAAGTACTCAACGAATTAAATGCTGATTTACTGACCCAATCGTTACACTACTTAAACTGGCATCTGGAATTGTTGATACCAGAAGCAGATGATTTTACATATGGTCAGTCCGCGCTTGATCGCGCACATTTCAATCGAAATGCTTAA
- the fliW gene encoding flagellar assembly protein FliW, whose translation MQIITDFFGPVQVDESEIITFASEVPGFPEARRFILLPFGEGIPFWSFQSIDQPECAFVVTNPFWIDPDYVFELPESAKEQLGIQETAQVAVYTTVTLREPFQESTTNLRAPFVMETKRRQAKQIILDETYANRRMIGSLTEVGGR comes from the coding sequence ATGCAAATCATTACTGATTTTTTTGGTCCGGTTCAAGTGGACGAAAGTGAAATCATTACTTTCGCTTCGGAAGTACCGGGTTTTCCGGAAGCACGACGCTTTATCCTCTTACCGTTCGGCGAAGGGATTCCTTTTTGGTCATTCCAATCGATTGACCAGCCGGAGTGTGCGTTTGTCGTGACGAATCCATTTTGGATTGATCCGGATTACGTGTTTGAATTACCGGAATCGGCGAAGGAGCAACTTGGGATTCAGGAAACGGCACAAGTCGCCGTCTATACGACGGTCACGTTACGTGAACCGTTCCAGGAATCGACGACGAACTTACGGGCACCATTCGTCATGGAGACGAAACGTCGTCAAGCGAAACAAATCATTCTCGATGAAACGTACGCGAATCGTCGGATGATCGGCAGTTTGACCGAAGTAGGTGGCCGCTGA
- the flgL gene encoding flagellar hook-associated protein FlgL: protein MRVTQTMLTKTNIGHLSASYQKLSAMQEQLISGKKIQRPSEDPVVAMQGIRYRTEVREVEQFKKNVNEATGWMDLTDSALNEVTSAMSRVRELTTQAATDTYDATQRKAIQSEVGQLIEHIGTLANTKYNEKAIFNGTKTDQPFISMEGLKEYLTTPGKAVNTVFTDGDPTLKEEEVIRYEISSGIEVQVNVSPTNVFSPETFTTLKKLYDALGGVSDAGAVDSSNNGAELSGMLKDLDSMLNQTVETRADLGARVNRLELNASRLEDQEIIAKSVMSDNEDIEAEKVIMELKSYETLHRAALSAGARIIQPTLLDFLR from the coding sequence ATGCGCGTAACACAAACGATGCTGACGAAAACAAATATCGGACATCTCTCTGCCAGTTATCAAAAACTGAGTGCGATGCAGGAACAATTGATCAGTGGAAAAAAGATTCAGCGACCATCTGAAGATCCGGTCGTCGCAATGCAAGGAATTCGTTACCGGACAGAAGTGCGTGAAGTCGAACAGTTCAAAAAAAATGTCAATGAAGCGACAGGTTGGATGGACTTGACGGACTCGGCACTCAACGAAGTGACATCCGCCATGAGTCGGGTCCGCGAATTGACGACACAAGCTGCGACGGATACGTATGATGCTACGCAACGGAAAGCAATTCAGAGCGAAGTGGGTCAGTTGATTGAACATATCGGGACACTGGCGAACACGAAATATAATGAAAAAGCCATTTTTAATGGAACAAAGACGGATCAACCCTTCATTTCGATGGAAGGTCTGAAAGAATATTTAACGACACCAGGTAAGGCGGTTAATACCGTGTTTACAGACGGTGATCCAACTCTAAAAGAAGAAGAAGTCATCCGTTATGAAATCTCTTCCGGAATTGAAGTACAAGTCAACGTTTCACCGACAAATGTATTTAGTCCGGAGACGTTCACGACGCTCAAAAAATTATACGATGCTCTTGGTGGGGTTTCAGACGCAGGTGCCGTCGATAGTTCAAATAATGGAGCCGAATTATCAGGGATGTTAAAAGATCTTGATAGTATGCTCAATCAGACGGTCGAAACGCGTGCTGACCTTGGGGCGCGGGTCAACCGACTTGAACTGAACGCATCTCGTCTGGAAGATCAAGAAATTATCGCAAAATCGGTCATGTCGGATAACGAAGACATCGAAGCCGAAAAAGTCATCATGGAACTGAAGTCGTATGAAACGTTACATCGTGCGGCACTCAGCGCGGGGGCGCGGATCATTCAGCCAACCTTGCTTGATTTCTTACGTTAA
- a CDS encoding alpha/beta hydrolase, with product MSFLKKHRKKLIAGLIVLIVLVLIAIVGISAYVGSSLTEPPREPLTTNPKKAEDLAYENISFRSYKDRTRLSGWWIPSEDAKLTIVFAHGYGKNREQNDVPVLPLFKKFHQAGYNVLTFDFRGSGQSEGKRVTVGAKEQDDLLTAVRYAKSRASEPVVLYGISMGAATSLVTAPKAEVAGVIADSPFSDLKNYLATNLPVWSGLPNFPFTPVILQVTPPLTGLNPERVQPLEAIRRIDYPILMIHGKDDDAIPVTESMRLQKAAPRSELYVTENGGHVQSYKHDRQAYEEKILSYLEDIR from the coding sequence GTGTCGTTTTTGAAAAAACATCGCAAGAAATTGATTGCCGGACTGATTGTCCTCATCGTCTTAGTGTTGATTGCCATCGTCGGCATTTCTGCTTATGTCGGTTCTTCCTTAACGGAGCCGCCCCGGGAACCGTTGACGACTAATCCGAAAAAGGCGGAGGATCTGGCGTACGAAAATATCTCGTTCCGCTCTTACAAAGACCGGACCCGTCTGTCCGGCTGGTGGATTCCGAGTGAAGACGCCAAGTTGACGATCGTCTTTGCCCACGGGTACGGAAAAAACCGGGAACAAAACGATGTCCCAGTGTTGCCGCTGTTCAAAAAGTTCCATCAAGCCGGTTATAACGTCCTGACGTTTGATTTCCGCGGCTCCGGTCAATCGGAAGGCAAACGCGTCACGGTCGGAGCGAAGGAACAGGATGATTTATTGACCGCCGTCCGCTATGCGAAGTCCCGGGCATCAGAACCCGTCGTCCTCTACGGAATCTCGATGGGCGCCGCAACGTCTCTCGTCACGGCACCGAAAGCCGAAGTCGCGGGTGTCATCGCGGACAGTCCGTTCAGTGATCTCAAGAACTATCTTGCTACGAATCTGCCGGTCTGGAGCGGTCTGCCGAACTTCCCGTTCACGCCGGTCATCCTCCAGGTGACACCGCCTTTAACGGGACTGAACCCGGAACGCGTCCAACCGCTCGAAGCCATCCGCCGGATTGATTATCCGATTTTGATGATTCACGGGAAGGACGATGATGCGATTCCGGTCACGGAAAGTATGCGGCTGCAAAAAGCGGCTCCACGGTCTGAATTGTATGTGACGGAAAACGGCGGGCACGTCCAGTCGTACAAACATGACCGGCAAGCCTATGAAGAAAAAATTTTATCGTATCTCGAAGATATCCGCTAA
- a CDS encoding ComF family protein → MKRYKFLGDTALLDVFKTELKKVKVKQDWIVPIPLSPERLRERRFNQAELIARMMRGRVRLVLERADGAAFSHQTRHERLERDNPYHVIQPVTGKTILLVDDVYTTGITLHQAASRLYGAGAKEISAVTLFRSV, encoded by the coding sequence ATGAAACGGTATAAGTTTCTCGGGGACACGGCTTTGCTCGACGTGTTTAAAACAGAGCTCAAAAAGGTAAAAGTCAAACAGGATTGGATTGTCCCGATTCCGCTCAGTCCGGAACGTTTGCGCGAACGCCGATTCAATCAGGCGGAACTGATCGCCCGGATGATGCGGGGACGGGTCCGGCTTGTGCTCGAACGGGCGGATGGAGCCGCATTCAGCCATCAGACGAGGCACGAACGACTGGAACGGGACAATCCGTATCACGTCATTCAGCCGGTGACCGGAAAAACGATTTTGCTGGTCGATGATGTCTATACGACCGGAATCACCTTGCACCAAGCGGCTTCGCGGCTTTATGGAGCCGGCGCCAAAGAAATTTCTGCGGTAACTTTATTTCGAAGTGTTTAA
- a CDS encoding DUF6470 family protein — MNLPHLEMRQTSAKIGINTTRATLEQHQAPATLSIEQPKGNLSIETVAARLEIDSTQAMIETGRLPAFESVQRYAEYGRQMGQQAVGRAASEGDQLMRIEQGGNAVSRVAKSRDTPPAEVTTLGFSPRSLERVKINYTPAEVQLNYTAERPRIEVQINRPELNVTEGTVEIYLREQNQLDMWPVGGMFDGEG, encoded by the coding sequence GTGAATCTGCCACATCTTGAGATGCGTCAAACGTCAGCGAAGATTGGAATCAATACCACCCGTGCGACACTTGAGCAACATCAGGCGCCGGCGACATTATCGATTGAACAACCAAAAGGGAATCTGTCGATCGAAACCGTCGCAGCACGACTCGAAATTGATTCGACCCAAGCGATGATTGAAACGGGACGACTTCCGGCTTTTGAGTCAGTCCAGCGTTATGCAGAATATGGTCGTCAGATGGGGCAACAGGCAGTTGGCCGGGCAGCGTCTGAAGGCGATCAATTGATGCGAATCGAGCAAGGGGGAAATGCGGTATCCCGCGTCGCAAAATCGCGGGACACACCGCCTGCTGAAGTGACGACACTCGGCTTTTCGCCACGCAGTCTCGAACGCGTCAAAATCAATTATACACCGGCGGAAGTGCAACTCAATTACACGGCAGAACGACCGCGAATCGAGGTTCAGATCAATCGACCGGAGTTGAATGTGACGGAAGGTACGGTCGAAATTTATCTGCGGGAACAAAATCAACTGGATATGTGGCCGGTCGGCGGCATGTTCGATGGGGAAGGATAA
- a CDS encoding YitT family protein, with protein MPAAEQAKRHRRSTKWQLVRRLLLLTIGAVIFAIGLKGFLVPNSIIDGGIVGISIIGSKLTDSTLALWLFFLNIPFIFFGYKQIGKTFALSTLYAISVMAIATKLLEDIGPMTRVDLLATVFGGLILGIGVGIVIRASGSLDGTEILAVSFSRSTPFSVGEIVMFFNVFILGAAGFVFGWDRAMYSLITYFIAFKTIDVVIDGLDQSKSVWIISENHEEIGLAIMDRLGRTMTYLNGEGAFSGDDKKIIFCVISRLEETKLKEIVRDFDEEAFIAIGNIHDVHGGRFKKKDIH; from the coding sequence ATGCCCGCTGCTGAACAGGCCAAACGACACCGCCGTTCAACGAAATGGCAACTGGTCCGTCGTTTGTTGTTGCTCACGATCGGTGCCGTGATTTTCGCCATCGGACTCAAAGGATTCCTTGTCCCAAACAGTATCATCGATGGTGGGATTGTCGGCATTTCCATCATCGGATCGAAGTTGACCGATTCGACACTCGCGTTGTGGTTATTCTTTCTCAACATCCCGTTCATCTTCTTCGGTTATAAACAAATCGGGAAGACGTTTGCCTTATCGACGCTCTACGCCATTTCCGTCATGGCGATTGCGACAAAGTTACTGGAAGACATCGGTCCGATGACACGGGTCGATCTCCTCGCAACCGTCTTCGGTGGGTTGATTCTCGGAATCGGTGTCGGGATTGTCATCCGGGCGAGTGGTTCACTCGACGGGACCGAAATTTTAGCGGTCTCGTTCAGTCGCTCGACACCATTTTCCGTCGGTGAAATCGTCATGTTCTTCAACGTCTTTATTTTAGGCGCTGCCGGTTTCGTCTTCGGTTGGGACCGGGCCATGTATTCCTTGATTACTTACTTCATCGCCTTCAAGACGATTGATGTCGTCATCGACGGGCTCGATCAGTCGAAGAGTGTCTGGATTATTTCTGAAAACCATGAAGAAATCGGTCTTGCCATCATGGACCGGCTTGGTCGGACGATGACGTACCTGAACGGGGAAGGTGCTTTTTCCGGCGACGACAAAAAAATCATTTTTTGTGTCATCAGTCGGTTGGAGGAAACAAAGCTGAAGGAAATCGTCCGCGATTTTGACGAAGAAGCCTTTATCGCGATCGGCAACATCCATGATGTCCATGGCGGTCGTTTCAAGAAAAAAGATATTCATTAA